The following proteins are encoded in a genomic region of Gossypium hirsutum isolate 1008001.06 chromosome D05, Gossypium_hirsutum_v2.1, whole genome shotgun sequence:
- the LOC107904910 gene encoding LOW QUALITY PROTEIN: GDSL esterase/lipase At1g29670 (The sequence of the model RefSeq protein was modified relative to this genomic sequence to represent the inferred CDS: inserted 1 base in 1 codon) translates to MAKKAGKGFILVCLQLLLCFSQINWIRAKGEDGSDDEIKGMFVFGSSLVDNGNNNYLENSTAKADFLPYGIDFPXGPSGRFTNGKNVIDLLGEMLKLPCLIPPFSDPSTKGSKVVHGVNFASGASGILDDTGFLAGQVISLNQQIRNFETVTLPEVKNQLGVNRRENRKATKKYMFIMGTGGNDYLFNYFARKGEYNVSLETFTANLTTSLSLQLKKLYRLGARKFVLMSIYPLGCSPMLNAMRKDGCIEVMNQAAILFNDGLKSIIDAAKSDMPTSNLVLVNSYNIVTDIIQNPSSKGFKDANNPCCEVVPLTQLAGNGVSCKKGGRICMDRSAHVFFDGLHPTEKVNVEIATKAFSSDLKTEVYPINVNQLAQL, encoded by the exons ATGGCTAAAAAAGCAGGAAAAGGGTTTATCCTTGTATGCCTTCAACTCTTGCTCTGTTTCTCTCAAATCAATTGGATAAGAGCTAAAGGGGAGGATGGAAGTGATGATGAGATAAAAGGTATGTTTGTATTTGGGAGCTCTTTGGTGGACAATGGCAACAACAACTACCTTGAAAACTCGACGGCTAAAGCTGATTTCTTACCCTATGGGATAGACTTTC AAGGACCATCTGGCCGATTTACAAATGGAAAAAATGTGATCGATTTACTAGGTGAAATGCTGAAGCTTCCCTGCCTTATCCCACCCTTTTCTGACCCTTCAACAAAGGGAAGCAAAGTGGTTCATGGTGTCAACTTTGCCTCTGGTGCTTCTGGTATTTTGGATGATACTGGTTTTCTAGCG GGGCAAGTGATCAGCCTAAATCAACAAATAAGGAACTTCGAGACGGTGACGTTGCCGGAAGTGAAAAACCAATTGGGGGTTAATAGAAGAGAGAATAGGAAAGCGACGAAAAAGTACATGTTCATAATGGGAACGGGAGGCAACGACTATTTATTCAACTACTTTGCGAGAAAAGGGGAGTACAATGTCAGCCTTGAAACCTTCACTGCCAATCTCACCACCTCTCTTTCCCTTCAACTCAAG AAGTTGTACAGATTAGGAGCAAGGAAGTTTGTATTGATGTCAATATATCCGCTTGGATGTTCTCCAATGTTGAATGCAATGCGAAAAGATGGGTGCATCGAAGTTATGAACCAGGCGGCGATTCTCTTCAACGACGGGTTGAAATCAATAATAGATGCGGCTAAATCTGACATGCCAACTTCTAATCTTGTTTTGGTCAACTCTTACAATATTGTAACTGATATCATCCAAAACCCTAGTTCCAAAG GTTTCAAAGATGCTAACAATCCATGTTGTGAAGTGGTGCCATTGACACAATTAGCAGGCAATGGAGTTTCATGCAAGAAAGGTGGGAGGATATGTATGGACAGGAGTGCTCATGTGTTTTTTGATGGGCTTCATCCCACTGAAAAAGTGAATGTGGAAATAGCAACCAAGGCTTTCAGTTCTGATCTTAAAACCGAAGTTTATCCCATTAATGTTAATCAACTTGCCCAACTTTAA